The following are encoded in a window of Pectinophora gossypiella chromosome 8, ilPecGoss1.1, whole genome shotgun sequence genomic DNA:
- the LOC126368904 gene encoding putative inorganic phosphate cotransporter: MLPKWRQRISKLFLIPQRYVLGIMGLLAVCNAYTMRVCLNLAVTQMVNNTKYEDLHYDPDACPDDSEVSANGTVTVNPHAIFDWSESTQGLILSGFYYGYALTHIPGGYLAEKYGGKWTLGIGLLSTAIFTMLTPVVVKAGGAVGLFILRVLQGMGEGPTMPALMIVLARWVPPHERSRQGALVFGGAQIGNIFGSFMSGFLMAGDKDWANVFYFFGAFGVLWFIFWSLLCYSTPNTHPYISDEELKYLNEHVTSAETSSVRDPVPWKAIVRSVPVWALLFAAVGHDWGYYTMVTDLPKYMTDVLKFNIAATGTLTAIPYLAMWVSSFIFGWVCDVCVKRKWHTIKTGRIIHTTIAATGPAICIILASYAGCDRYAAVAYFIASMALMGGFYSGMKVNALDLAPNYAGSLTAMINGTSTISGIITPYLIGLLTPDSTLVQWRVAFWVCFAVLVGTNIIYCIWAAGDQQWWDDVRQHGYPAEWKHGPLRMAEQDKEKNKNKKAEAEGTVL; the protein is encoded by the exons ATGTTACCAAAATGGCGGCAAAGGATATCcaaat TGTTCCTAATTCCTCAGCGGTATGTTCTGGGCATCATGGGTCTACTGGCTGTGTGCAACGCGTACACCATGCGGGTTTGCCTCAACCTCGCTGTCACTCAGATGGTCAACAATACCAAGTATGAAGACCTACACTATGACCCCGACGCGTGTCCCGATGATAGCGAAGTATCGGCTAACGGAACTGTTACTGTTAATCCA caTGCAATTTTCGATTGGTCAGAGTCAACACAAGGACTGATCCTCAGTGGGTTTTACTATGGCTATGCCTTAACTCATATACCTGGTGGGTATTTGGCAGAGAAATATGGCGGGAAATGGACGTTGGGCATTGGTCTCCTTAGCACGGCCATCTTTACGATGCTTACCCCCGTGGTGGTCAAAGCTGGTGGTGCAGTCGGCTTGTTCATATTGAGAGTCCTGCAAGGTATGGGTGAG GGTCCAACGATGCCGGCTCTGATGATTGTGCTGGCTAGATGGGTCCCACCTCACGAGAGGTCTCGTCAAGGGGCTTTGGTCTTCGGAGGTGCTCAAATAGGAAATATCTTCGGCTCATTCATGTCAGGGTTCCTCATGGCTGGAGACAAGGACTGGGCCAACGTGTTCTATTTCTTTGGCGCTTTTGGCGTCTTATGGTTCATTTTTTGG aGCTTACTCTGCTACAGTACACCAAATACTCATCCTTATATTTCCGACGAAGAgctaaaatatttgaatgaacaCGTAACAAGCGCTGAAACAAGCAGTGTTCGGGATCCGGTACCATGGAAGGCTATAGTGAGATCAGTTCCCGTATGGGCCCTGCTTTTTGCTGCT GTCGGACACGATTGGGGCTATTACACCATGGTGACAGATTTGCCGAAGTACATGACAGACGTCCTGAAGTTCAATATTGCTGCCACTGGCACCCTTACTGCTATCCCCTACCTTGCTATGTGGGTCAGCTCCTTCATCTTTGGTTGGGTTTGTGACGTTTGTGTCAAAAGAAAATGGCACACCATCAAGACTGGAAGAATTATTCACACTACTATCg CGGCAACGGGTCCAGCAATATGCATCATATTAGCCTCATACGCAGGATGCGATCGATACGCAGCGGTGGCTTACTTCATCGCGTCCATGGCTCTTATGGGAGGCTTCTACAGTGGCATGAAG gtGAATGCCCTAGACTTGGCACCTAATTATGCCGGTTCCCTGACTGCGATGATCAATGGGACATCAACGATATCTGGCATCATCACGCCTTATTTGATAGGACTTTTGACGCCTGAT TCAACCTTGGTGCAATGGCGGGTAGCATTCTGGGTGTGTTTCGCGGTGCTGGTAGGCACCAACATCATCTACTGCATCTGGGCGGCTGGTGATCAACAatggtgggatgacgtcagacAACATGGCTACCCGGCGGAATGGAAACATGGTCCACTGCGAATGGCCGAACAAGACaaggagaaaaataaaaataaaaaagccgaGGCTGAGGGTACCGTGCTTTGA